One Pseudorhodoplanes sinuspersici DNA segment encodes these proteins:
- a CDS encoding ABC transporter substrate-binding protein: MRRLIALAVAAALMAWGASPALAQKKITFGHQQIFDLAPILLAQEKGYFAKHGIEVALKPIPLNSQNPAALESGEVDIAMPTASVLLQAVNGGLDIVAVSGYTETTKDDSNFGIVVRPESGIKTPADFVGKKVGVPGLNAFLHVMFREWLTMKGVDWKKVEFVETQFPLMEGILKSGSVDAVVAIQPFMARIIGTKAGELLSMFIRDMPAGMSITVFASKKAWAEKNKDAIKAYRVGFEEGAAYAHANPDEARAIVAKFLKLPPPAVAAVAIPKFGSKLSDSNIEPWISIMKTQGMIRGDVNLKNIIVP, encoded by the coding sequence ATGAGACGACTTATTGCACTTGCCGTTGCGGCAGCGTTGATGGCCTGGGGCGCCTCGCCGGCCCTGGCACAGAAGAAGATTACCTTCGGTCACCAGCAGATCTTCGATCTCGCGCCGATTCTTCTGGCGCAGGAAAAGGGCTATTTTGCCAAGCACGGCATTGAAGTCGCGCTCAAGCCAATCCCGCTGAATTCGCAGAATCCTGCGGCGCTGGAGAGCGGCGAAGTCGATATCGCCATGCCGACAGCATCGGTGTTGCTCCAGGCGGTGAACGGCGGCCTCGATATCGTTGCGGTCTCTGGCTACACCGAGACGACCAAGGATGATAGCAACTTCGGCATCGTGGTGCGTCCAGAATCGGGCATCAAGACGCCGGCAGATTTCGTCGGCAAGAAGGTTGGGGTGCCGGGGCTAAACGCCTTTCTGCATGTGATGTTCCGTGAGTGGCTCACCATGAAAGGTGTCGACTGGAAAAAAGTCGAATTCGTCGAGACCCAATTCCCGCTGATGGAAGGTATCCTGAAGTCCGGCTCGGTCGATGCTGTGGTGGCAATCCAGCCGTTTATGGCGCGCATCATCGGCACCAAGGCCGGCGAATTGCTGTCGATGTTCATTCGTGACATGCCAGCGGGCATGAGCATCACGGTTTTTGCCAGCAAGAAAGCCTGGGCAGAGAAAAACAAGGATGCGATTAAGGCCTACCGGGTAGGCTTCGAAGAGGGCGCGGCCTACGCGCACGCCAACCCGGACGAAGCGCGGGCGATCGTGGCGAAGTTTCTCAAGCTGCCGCCACCCGCGGTTGCCGCGGTCGCGATTCCAAAGTTTGGTTCCAAGCTGAGTGACAGCAATATCGAGCCCTGGATTTCGATCATGAAAACCCAGGGGATGATCCGCGGCGACGTCAATCTCAAGAACATCATCGTCCCGTGA
- a CDS encoding cyclase family protein, which translates to MTRRLIDLSIHLENDVPADPPPLMPKIAYKSHKDTTPEALMFFPGMTAEDFPDGAFAAVEHIELTTHNGTHIDAPWHYAATMNRGERAITIDEVPLEWCLQPGVKLDFRHFPDGYLVRAADVENELARIGHSLKPLEIVLVNTRAGGQLGQPDYIDSGCGMGREATLYLLERGIRVTGTDAWSWDPPFSHTARRFKETGDPSIVWEGHKAGLEIGYCHIEKLHNLEQLPPAGFTVSCLPIKIRGASAGWTRAIAIIDD; encoded by the coding sequence ATGACCCGTCGTCTCATTGACCTTTCGATCCATCTTGAAAATGACGTGCCGGCGGATCCGCCGCCACTGATGCCCAAAATTGCGTACAAGTCGCACAAGGACACGACGCCCGAGGCCCTGATGTTTTTTCCCGGCATGACAGCCGAGGATTTTCCGGATGGAGCATTCGCCGCCGTCGAGCACATCGAACTGACGACCCATAACGGGACGCACATCGATGCGCCCTGGCACTACGCCGCGACGATGAATCGGGGCGAGCGCGCAATCACGATCGACGAAGTTCCGCTTGAATGGTGCCTGCAGCCCGGCGTGAAGCTGGACTTCCGCCATTTCCCGGACGGTTACCTCGTGCGCGCGGCCGACGTGGAGAACGAACTTGCGCGCATCGGCCATTCTCTCAAACCGCTGGAGATTGTTCTGGTGAACACACGCGCCGGCGGGCAACTCGGACAACCCGATTACATCGATTCCGGATGCGGTATGGGCCGCGAAGCCACCTTGTATTTGCTGGAGCGCGGCATCCGCGTAACCGGCACTGACGCCTGGAGTTGGGATCCGCCATTCTCGCACACGGCGCGGCGCTTCAAGGAAACCGGCGACCCCTCCATTGTATGGGAGGGTCACAAGGCCGGTTTGGAAATCGGTTACTGCCATATCGAGAAACTTCACAATCTCGAGCAACTTCCGCCAGCGGGCTTCACTGTCTCATGTCTACCGATCAAGATCCGCGGCGCATCTGCCGGATGGACTCGCGCGATCGCAATCATCGACGATTGA
- a CDS encoding fumarylacetoacetate hydrolase family protein: MKLASFRRANDIRVGIVGDDEQLFDLQAAAEQAGDAASLFASMQALIESGERGLDYARHLQARFAADPRFSCTLNDIVLLPPVPRPTLIRDFSVFPIHIRQAPVGMQKLAARIDGKPAPDITPADHVPAVYRNQPIYYRGNHLSVVGHGATVRWPRYSQYMDYELEFGIFLGKGGANIAAKDARDHIFGFSIFNDFSARDAQMTEMRSMLGPAKGKDFDTGNAIGPWIVTADEIPDPYSLQMAARVNGKTWSRGDSSGMLHSFEDMIAFASRDETLSPGEFFGSGTMGNGCGLEQDRYLEHGDVVELEVEKIGILRNTVVRQDQ; encoded by the coding sequence ATGAAACTCGCGAGCTTTCGCCGGGCGAACGATATACGGGTCGGAATCGTCGGCGATGACGAGCAGTTGTTCGATCTTCAAGCGGCCGCAGAACAGGCCGGAGATGCAGCTTCGTTGTTTGCGTCCATGCAAGCATTGATCGAGAGCGGAGAACGCGGCCTTGATTACGCGCGGCATCTCCAAGCCAGATTTGCTGCAGATCCACGGTTTTCCTGCACACTTAACGACATCGTGCTGTTGCCACCCGTGCCGCGCCCGACGCTCATCCGCGATTTTTCGGTATTCCCTATACATATCCGGCAAGCGCCGGTTGGCATGCAGAAGCTTGCCGCGCGCATCGACGGAAAACCGGCACCCGACATCACGCCTGCGGACCATGTGCCGGCGGTTTATCGCAACCAGCCGATCTACTATCGCGGCAATCACCTCAGCGTCGTCGGTCACGGCGCTACTGTGCGCTGGCCGCGTTACAGCCAGTACATGGACTACGAACTGGAGTTCGGGATTTTCCTCGGCAAAGGCGGCGCCAATATCGCGGCGAAAGATGCGCGCGATCACATTTTCGGATTTTCGATCTTCAACGATTTCTCGGCACGCGATGCGCAGATGACCGAGATGCGGAGCATGCTTGGCCCGGCAAAAGGCAAAGATTTCGATACCGGCAACGCGATCGGACCCTGGATCGTCACGGCAGACGAAATTCCCGACCCTTACAGCCTGCAGATGGCCGCGCGTGTGAACGGCAAGACCTGGTCGCGGGGCGATTCCAGCGGCATGCTGCACTCGTTCGAGGACATGATCGCGTTTGCATCTCGCGACGAGACCTTGTCGCCCGGCGAGTTTTTTGGGTCGGGCACAATGGGTAACGGCTGCGGGCTGGAACAGGACCGCTATCTCGAACACGGCGACGTTGTCGAACTCGAGGTCGAAAAAATCGGCATTCTGCGCAATACGGTCGTTCGTCAGGATCAGTAA
- a CDS encoding GntR family transcriptional regulator: MDAESSYSGSEAPLPETLAERSAALLQRDILTGRLLPDSKLVISDLADSYGIGATPIREGLSRLVAQGLVIAIGQKGFRVAQVSREDLADIIRMRSVIESEALRLSMERGGDEWEAGIVASLHRLKRFAARGPEVFRKEIDSFERVHKAFHTALIAACGSRRMLEQHSALYDQTYRYRHRMLEAIPPLDDFCAEHEDLAELAIARDAEKGGDQLCKHFALTLTTLYPDTPAKIPTHKRR, from the coding sequence ATGGATGCGGAGTCTTCATATTCAGGATCGGAAGCGCCTCTTCCGGAGACGCTGGCGGAGCGTTCGGCCGCTCTGCTTCAGCGCGATATCCTGACAGGGCGATTGCTGCCCGATTCCAAACTCGTCATCTCCGATCTGGCGGACAGTTACGGGATTGGTGCTACGCCGATCCGGGAAGGGCTATCGCGCCTTGTGGCGCAAGGGCTCGTCATTGCGATCGGGCAGAAGGGTTTTCGCGTCGCACAGGTCAGCCGCGAGGACTTGGCCGACATCATCCGCATGCGCAGCGTGATCGAAAGCGAAGCGCTACGGCTTTCGATGGAGCGCGGCGGCGATGAATGGGAGGCGGGAATCGTGGCGAGCCTGCACCGGCTCAAGCGTTTCGCCGCGCGCGGGCCTGAGGTCTTCCGAAAGGAAATCGACAGTTTCGAGCGCGTGCACAAGGCGTTTCATACCGCGCTCATCGCAGCTTGCGGCTCACGTCGCATGCTGGAACAGCACAGTGCGCTGTATGACCAGACCTATCGTTATCGACACCGGATGCTGGAAGCCATTCCACCTCTGGATGATTTTTGCGCCGAGCATGAGGATTTGGCGGAGCTTGCCATCGCACGCGATGCAGAGAAGGGCGGCGATCAGCTTTGCAAGCATTTCGCGCTGACGCTGACGACACTTTATCCGGATACGCCTGCCAAGATACCGACGCACAAGCGCCGCTAG
- a CDS encoding ABC transporter substrate-binding protein, translating into MRILSAAAFAATFAIVSVQPAVAQILIGGTPNAEQATAMVAEQEGIFKKHGIDGQFKIIPINPTIPAALLSNSIQIGVPTPTTFLQAVDNGIDLIIIAGGSVNNPKGTGIGIVARKDSGIKTAKDLVGKRVGAPGLNAVLHVMVRRWLMEQGVDPKSVNFIEAMFPVHGDLLKAGQIDAVVTADPFLTRIKQSSDGEEILNLVTTLPDDAPPVMYVTTREWAQKNPGAIKTFRAAIEEAAAFIEANPEKSREAIGNALKLPPAVVKTLTLPKVATKITPPQMAFWIDVMNKQKMLKTKLDPSDLILP; encoded by the coding sequence ATGCGAATTCTGTCCGCTGCGGCATTCGCCGCTACATTTGCTATTGTGTCGGTTCAGCCGGCAGTCGCGCAAATTCTGATTGGGGGAACGCCCAATGCCGAGCAGGCGACGGCAATGGTGGCCGAGCAAGAAGGCATTTTCAAAAAGCACGGCATTGACGGCCAATTCAAAATCATCCCAATCAACCCGACCATCCCTGCTGCCTTGCTATCGAATTCGATCCAGATCGGCGTGCCGACACCAACGACCTTCCTTCAGGCGGTCGATAACGGCATCGATCTCATTATCATCGCCGGCGGTTCGGTGAACAATCCGAAGGGCACCGGGATCGGCATTGTCGCGCGCAAGGACAGTGGTATCAAGACGGCGAAGGACTTGGTCGGCAAGCGTGTCGGCGCGCCGGGGCTGAATGCCGTTCTGCACGTCATGGTGCGGCGCTGGCTGATGGAGCAGGGCGTCGATCCGAAGTCCGTCAATTTCATCGAAGCCATGTTCCCCGTGCACGGAGATCTTCTGAAGGCCGGTCAGATCGATGCTGTTGTGACGGCAGACCCGTTTCTGACGCGCATCAAGCAGAGTAGCGATGGCGAGGAAATCCTGAATCTGGTGACGACCTTGCCGGATGACGCGCCGCCGGTGATGTATGTCACCACGCGCGAATGGGCGCAGAAAAATCCCGGTGCGATCAAGACGTTTCGTGCGGCGATCGAAGAAGCGGCCGCTTTCATAGAAGCAAATCCGGAAAAATCTCGCGAGGCGATTGGCAATGCTTTGAAACTCCCGCCTGCGGTCGTCAAGACACTGACTTTGCCCAAGGTTGCGACCAAAATAACTCCACCTCAAATGGCATTCTGGATCGACGTCATGAACAAGCAGAAGATGCTCAAGACGAAGCTCGATCCGTCGGACCTGATTTTGCCGTGA
- a CDS encoding ABC transporter ATP-binding protein codes for MALIAFEKVDLSLGGRSILTDIDVSIQKGEFLSVVGPSGCGKTSLLNLAAGLLMPSAGRVTYAGKEVTGPRQDIAIVFQDYGKALLPWRTASGNIALALEAMNYPKDLRETRIAELLDLIGLSEHAEKFPNQLSGGMQQRLQIARCLAQDPAVLLMDEPFGALDAMTRQTLQDEVLAIAARTGATVLFITHDLEEAIYLGDRVIAMRPNPGRFEVSFKIDLPRPRDQLTTRERPEFLKLRRELFDVIKEVEH; via the coding sequence ATGGCGCTGATCGCGTTCGAGAAGGTCGATCTGTCGCTCGGCGGTCGTTCGATCCTGACTGACATCGATGTCTCGATCCAAAAGGGTGAGTTTCTATCAGTGGTTGGCCCTTCCGGTTGCGGCAAGACTTCGCTGCTCAATCTTGCCGCCGGTCTTTTGATGCCGAGCGCTGGCCGCGTAACTTATGCGGGCAAGGAGGTCACCGGGCCGCGGCAGGACATCGCAATCGTCTTTCAGGATTACGGCAAGGCGTTGCTTCCCTGGCGGACCGCGTCCGGCAATATCGCGCTGGCCCTTGAAGCCATGAATTATCCGAAGGATTTGCGGGAGACCCGGATTGCCGAATTGCTGGATCTGATCGGTCTGTCCGAGCACGCCGAGAAATTTCCGAACCAGCTTTCCGGCGGCATGCAGCAACGGCTGCAGATTGCCCGTTGTCTCGCACAGGATCCGGCCGTGCTGTTGATGGATGAACCGTTCGGCGCACTCGACGCCATGACGCGGCAGACCTTGCAGGACGAGGTTCTTGCGATTGCGGCCCGCACCGGTGCCACAGTGCTGTTCATCACCCATGATCTGGAGGAAGCCATCTACCTTGGCGACCGCGTGATTGCGATGCGGCCGAATCCTGGCCGCTTCGAGGTCTCCTTCAAGATCGATCTGCCGCGTCCGCGCGATCAACTCACAACACGTGAACGTCCTGAATTTCTGAAGTTGCGGCGTGAATTGTTCGACGTGATCAAGGAGGTCGAGCATTGA
- a CDS encoding ABC transporter permease: MSANAHRFDWRGLVIPVGFLVVAEAAARATGWESSMLASPSGIVAAFWTALADGTILQATWQTLATSLAGLFIGAVFGIWLGVLLGLAPIADRLLEFSIEALRPVPAVALIPIALLVFGFGFRMEIAIVAFAAFWPMVILTRAAVAGVEPRLLQVARALGFGIGARVRKIVLPAALPRIFVAFRLAAGIALIVAVTVEIAANPLGLGYNMILAQQTLRPELMLALLVWLGIVGWALNRLLLWSQKRLFGPAAMVRIER, from the coding sequence TTGAGCGCGAATGCACATCGGTTTGATTGGCGCGGACTGGTGATCCCGGTCGGATTCCTCGTCGTTGCGGAGGCCGCCGCTCGCGCGACCGGGTGGGAAAGCAGCATGCTGGCATCGCCGTCAGGGATCGTTGCTGCATTTTGGACCGCGCTGGCCGATGGAACGATTCTGCAGGCGACATGGCAAACCCTTGCGACGTCCTTGGCGGGACTCTTCATTGGTGCGGTGTTCGGAATTTGGCTTGGTGTGCTGCTCGGGCTTGCACCGATCGCCGACCGGCTGCTGGAATTTTCGATTGAAGCGCTTCGGCCTGTTCCGGCGGTCGCTCTTATTCCGATTGCCCTGCTGGTATTCGGGTTTGGGTTCCGAATGGAAATTGCAATTGTCGCATTCGCTGCCTTCTGGCCAATGGTGATTTTGACACGAGCCGCCGTTGCCGGCGTTGAGCCGCGCCTGCTCCAGGTGGCGCGTGCACTTGGCTTTGGCATCGGAGCGCGTGTCAGGAAAATTGTGCTGCCAGCGGCGCTACCGCGGATATTCGTCGCCTTCCGCCTCGCTGCCGGTATCGCGCTGATCGTCGCAGTCACAGTCGAGATCGCCGCCAATCCATTGGGGCTCGGCTACAACATGATTCTCGCGCAGCAGACCCTGCGGCCAGAGCTGATGCTGGCGCTGCTGGTCTGGCTCGGCATCGTCGGCTGGGCGCTCAATCGGCTTCTGTTGTGGTCGCAGAAGCGGCTATTCGGTCCCGCTGCCATGGTCAGGATCGAGCGATGA
- a CDS encoding ABC transporter permease — protein sequence MITLPQLNRIGWLLASFGVGLLLVALWQVVAQMRLVSPVFLPTPGRAFDALVYGLTEGDLRSKTIGTIERMIYGWLLASLAGIVIGAMIGVSQTARAYVEPTLEFLRPLPASAMMPVAIAILGLTDAMVLAVIAFGALWPMLLATVHGFAAVEPRLYQVSRVLGLSHWDVIWKIALPSAMPDILSGMRVGLTIALILAVVGEMLASRPGLGQAILLAARSFQSADLYAGVILLGIIGYVSSVLLGLCERRLLRWRQTHH from the coding sequence ATGATCACGCTGCCACAGCTCAATCGCATCGGCTGGCTGCTCGCAAGCTTCGGCGTCGGCTTGCTGCTCGTGGCGTTGTGGCAAGTCGTGGCACAGATGCGGCTCGTATCGCCGGTCTTCTTGCCCACGCCCGGGCGAGCCTTCGATGCCTTGGTTTATGGTCTGACCGAAGGCGATCTGAGATCAAAGACAATCGGCACCATCGAACGCATGATCTATGGATGGTTGCTTGCATCACTTGCAGGTATTGTCATCGGTGCGATGATCGGTGTGTCGCAGACGGCGCGTGCTTATGTCGAGCCGACGCTGGAATTCTTACGGCCATTGCCGGCCTCCGCCATGATGCCGGTCGCCATCGCCATTCTCGGTCTGACCGATGCAATGGTGCTCGCTGTGATCGCCTTCGGTGCATTATGGCCCATGCTGCTGGCCACCGTGCATGGCTTTGCCGCGGTTGAACCGCGGCTTTATCAGGTCAGCCGCGTTCTCGGTCTTTCACATTGGGACGTCATCTGGAAAATCGCCTTGCCGAGCGCCATGCCAGACATTCTTTCCGGCATGCGCGTCGGCCTGACCATCGCACTGATTCTCGCTGTCGTTGGCGAAATGCTGGCGAGCCGGCCGGGTTTGGGGCAGGCGATCCTTCTTGCCGCACGCTCATTCCAATCCGCCGATCTTTATGCAGGCGTTATTCTGCTCGGCATCATCGGTTACGTCAGCAGCGTGTTGCTCGGGCTGTGTGAGCGGCGGTTGCTGCGGTGGCGCCAAACTCACCATTGA
- a CDS encoding TetR/AcrR family transcriptional regulator: protein MARQAAKSHKSAEPPLGRNDWIEAAITLLAEDNVEALRVDTLAEKLGVTKGSFYWHFKGREDLLSGVLDAWRLRMTSEVRALIFDKSGTPWERLERLLRIAISGRADVPGGPFEMTLRDWARRDPKVADVVRAVDAERNAFAVQLYREAGLSEADALDYAEAHMAVVIGIRMTLAVNDREEIKRRRRIAGALLLPRDKANGEKP from the coding sequence ATGGCACGCCAAGCCGCCAAATCGCACAAGTCCGCCGAGCCGCCGCTTGGGCGTAACGACTGGATCGAAGCCGCAATCACATTACTGGCGGAAGACAATGTCGAGGCTTTGCGAGTGGATACGCTGGCTGAAAAGCTTGGTGTCACAAAGGGCAGCTTCTACTGGCATTTCAAGGGGCGCGAGGATTTACTGTCCGGTGTGCTCGATGCTTGGCGCTTGCGGATGACGAGTGAAGTCCGTGCGCTGATCTTCGATAAGTCGGGGACGCCCTGGGAGAGGCTAGAGCGTCTGTTGCGTATAGCGATTTCCGGCCGTGCAGACGTTCCCGGCGGTCCTTTCGAAATGACATTGCGTGATTGGGCTCGCCGCGACCCTAAGGTGGCGGACGTCGTGCGTGCAGTCGATGCGGAACGCAATGCATTCGCAGTCCAATTATATCGCGAGGCCGGACTGAGCGAGGCCGACGCGCTGGATTATGCGGAAGCCCACATGGCTGTCGTCATCGGCATCCGGATGACATTGGCGGTCAATGATCGGGAGGAGATCAAGCGGCGGCGCCGGATCGCCGGAGCATTGCTACTGCCGCGCGATAAAGCCAACGGCGAGAAACCCTGA
- a CDS encoding 3-hydroxyacyl-CoA dehydrogenase NAD-binding domain-containing protein, which translates to MFPLEYPKRIGLIGTGSVGCGWAAVYVARGYDVIASDPALNAEKRARAFIADTWDALHKLGVATVDSFPDEKLSFVTTPADVASSVDLVHENAPENIALKQSVYDEIESAAPPTLVIASSTGGIPPTQLQARMRHPERLLVCHPFNPPHIMPLVEIVGGEKTAPAIVDWALRFFGALGKKPIRVDKEVTAFLTNRLQFALLREAVHCVAEGIASPQAIEDAMRYGLGPRWAVMGALTTFTLAGGAGGMPHVLTIAPELQKWMDALGSPKLTAPDVQAALIKAAAEITQGQSLADLMAWRNDKLADLLHAVNPGDQPKKRN; encoded by the coding sequence ATGTTTCCGCTTGAATATCCTAAACGCATCGGGTTGATCGGCACCGGCTCGGTGGGCTGCGGCTGGGCTGCGGTCTACGTCGCGCGCGGTTATGACGTCATTGCAAGCGATCCAGCTCTCAACGCCGAAAAGCGCGCGCGTGCCTTCATTGCCGACACCTGGGATGCACTGCACAAGCTTGGCGTGGCGACGGTTGACAGTTTTCCCGACGAAAAATTATCATTCGTAACGACACCGGCCGACGTAGCCTCCTCCGTCGATCTCGTTCATGAGAACGCGCCGGAAAATATCGCACTCAAGCAATCGGTCTACGACGAAATCGAGTCCGCAGCTCCTCCGACGCTTGTGATCGCGTCGAGCACCGGCGGCATCCCGCCGACGCAATTGCAGGCCAGAATGCGGCACCCGGAGCGATTGCTGGTCTGTCACCCTTTCAACCCGCCGCATATCATGCCGCTGGTCGAAATTGTCGGCGGCGAGAAGACAGCACCCGCAATTGTTGATTGGGCGCTTCGATTTTTCGGGGCTCTGGGCAAGAAGCCGATCCGCGTCGACAAAGAGGTGACCGCGTTTCTCACCAATCGCCTTCAATTCGCATTACTGCGTGAGGCAGTGCATTGCGTCGCTGAAGGCATTGCGAGTCCGCAAGCGATTGAGGATGCGATGCGTTACGGCCTTGGTCCCCGCTGGGCTGTTATGGGTGCGCTAACCACTTTTACATTGGCTGGCGGCGCCGGTGGCATGCCACACGTACTGACCATCGCGCCCGAATTGCAGAAATGGATGGATGCTCTTGGCTCTCCCAAACTGACGGCGCCGGACGTTCAGGCAGCGCTGATCAAGGCGGCCGCCGAGATCACTCAGGGCCAATCGCTGGCGGACTTGATGGCTTGGCGTAACGACAAGCTTGCTGACCTCCTTCATGCGGTCAATCCTGGCGACCAGCCCAAGAAACGGAATTAA
- a CDS encoding ABC transporter substrate-binding protein, with amino-acid sequence MSIKKLMAFVSAAAFVVVAGPAQADIKIGVVLALTGPNASLGVPYRKGVELLPKEIGGEKIQLIFLDDASDPSTAVRNAQKLISDDKVDILIGGSNTPASQAMANITTREQIQQVALAPAAHPADKNQWLISMPQPANLWAAALVKDMVRRKVKTVAYIGFSDPWGDIAYNGLKEAAEKAGIQVVTNERYARADTSVTGQVLKIIAAKPDAVLVGGSGTPGALPHIALAERNYKGPVYATPGVFNKDFLRVGGKSVEDVIGVTGPIGAHEQLPAGNPIKKVSEEFIKKYEDINGKGSWNSFAAFAYDGMLTLEDAIPRALKKAKPGTPEFRKAVRDEVRAVKELAGTNGVYQFPEGSSYGVDERSVILVQVKNGDWKLISN; translated from the coding sequence ATGTCAATCAAGAAACTAATGGCTTTCGTATCGGCTGCGGCATTCGTGGTGGTTGCGGGACCTGCACAGGCCGACATCAAGATCGGCGTCGTGCTGGCATTGACCGGCCCGAACGCATCGCTTGGCGTTCCTTACCGCAAAGGCGTGGAATTGTTGCCAAAGGAAATTGGCGGCGAGAAGATTCAGCTTATTTTTCTGGACGATGCATCGGATCCGTCCACCGCCGTGCGAAACGCGCAAAAACTGATCTCCGACGATAAGGTTGATATCCTGATCGGTGGTTCGAATACGCCTGCGTCACAGGCGATGGCGAACATCACGACCCGCGAGCAAATCCAACAGGTCGCGCTTGCTCCGGCTGCGCATCCGGCCGACAAGAATCAATGGCTGATCTCCATGCCACAACCAGCAAATCTATGGGCTGCGGCACTGGTGAAGGACATGGTTCGACGGAAGGTGAAGACGGTTGCCTACATTGGTTTCAGCGACCCATGGGGCGATATCGCATATAATGGACTGAAAGAAGCGGCCGAAAAGGCGGGTATTCAGGTTGTAACCAACGAACGCTATGCCCGCGCCGACACCAGCGTCACCGGTCAGGTGTTGAAGATTATCGCTGCGAAACCGGATGCGGTTCTCGTCGGTGGGTCTGGTACTCCCGGTGCGCTACCGCACATCGCGCTGGCCGAACGCAACTACAAAGGCCCGGTTTATGCAACGCCTGGCGTTTTCAACAAGGACTTCCTGCGCGTCGGTGGCAAGTCGGTTGAAGACGTGATCGGCGTAACCGGTCCGATCGGTGCCCACGAGCAATTGCCTGCCGGCAATCCGATCAAGAAGGTGTCCGAGGAGTTCATCAAAAAATATGAGGACATCAACGGCAAGGGAAGCTGGAATAGCTTCGCCGCCTTCGCCTATGACGGGATGCTGACGCTCGAGGATGCGATTCCGCGCGCGCTCAAGAAAGCGAAGCCGGGCACGCCAGAGTTTCGAAAGGCGGTGCGCGATGAAGTGCGGGCGGTGAAGGAACTGGCGGGCACCAATGGTGTCTACCAATTCCCGGAAGGATCATCTTATGGTGTCGACGAGAGGTCGGTGATCCTGGTTCAAGTCAAGAACGGCGACTGGAAGCTGATCTCCAACTAA
- a CDS encoding branched-chain amino acid ABC transporter permease encodes MTFEIFFLLIQDAVGTGAIYVLMALGIVLIFNVTRVIFVSYGDLVAYSALTLGSFELQRMPGTVWLVLTLAGLAFLVEAASLYRRNQMQLIPKAFLYWGIIPAIPVALTFLVGAQNLSLPVSILLTIALVLPLGPLLYRIVFQPIATAPVLVLLMVAVALHFAIAGLALLYFGPEGFRTEAFVRGDVMIGNFGIPEQLILIVGAAAVFSAILFLFFQYTLAGKALRATAVNREGARLVGIWTTRAGALAFFLAAGIAAVAGILISPTTTIYYDTGLIVGLKGFVGSVVGGFVSYPLAAVGAIIIGLIESFGSFYSSALKEAIVFAAIIPIVLWRWLYVSAHDADENEDE; translated from the coding sequence ATGACGTTCGAGATTTTTTTTCTGCTGATTCAGGACGCCGTCGGCACCGGCGCGATCTATGTGCTGATGGCACTGGGGATCGTTCTGATCTTCAACGTCACGCGCGTGATCTTTGTCTCTTATGGCGATCTTGTCGCCTATTCGGCGCTTACGCTCGGCTCGTTCGAGTTGCAGCGTATGCCGGGGACAGTGTGGCTGGTATTGACACTCGCCGGTCTGGCTTTTCTTGTCGAGGCCGCCTCGCTATATCGGCGCAATCAGATGCAATTGATTCCTAAGGCTTTCCTTTATTGGGGTATCATTCCTGCAATCCCGGTGGCGCTGACATTCCTCGTTGGTGCGCAGAATCTTTCGCTGCCGGTCTCTATCCTGCTGACGATCGCGCTCGTGCTGCCGCTCGGGCCGCTATTGTATCGCATCGTGTTTCAGCCAATCGCGACAGCGCCGGTGCTGGTACTGCTGATGGTGGCAGTGGCTTTGCATTTCGCCATCGCTGGCCTGGCACTCTTGTATTTCGGGCCTGAGGGTTTTCGGACGGAGGCTTTCGTTCGCGGCGACGTCATGATCGGTAACTTTGGCATCCCGGAGCAATTGATCCTCATCGTGGGTGCTGCGGCAGTCTTTTCAGCGATCCTGTTCTTGTTTTTTCAATATACGCTGGCTGGCAAGGCGCTACGGGCGACAGCGGTCAATCGAGAAGGCGCGCGGCTGGTCGGCATCTGGACGACGCGAGCAGGTGCGCTGGCCTTTTTCCTGGCAGCCGGAATCGCGGCCGTCGCCGGCATTTTGATCAGCCCGACAACCACGATCTATTACGATACGGGGTTGATCGTGGGTCTGAAAGGCTTTGTGGGCTCGGTGGTTGGCGGCTTCGTCAGCTATCCGCTCGCGGCGGTCGGCGCGATCATCATCGGCCTGATCGAATCCTTCGGATCGTTCTATTCCAGCGCATTGAAGGAGGCGATCGTATTCGCCGCGATCATCCCCATCGTGCTGTGGCGCTGGCTCTATGTGTCGGCACATGATGCCGACGAGAATGAGGACGAATAG